A section of the Parasteatoda tepidariorum isolate YZ-2023 chromosome 6, CAS_Ptep_4.0, whole genome shotgun sequence genome encodes:
- the LOC122270757 gene encoding dermonecrotic toxin LgSicTox-alphaIC1-like translates to MLGRFPSICILFCLVSISIFKFSASADEQRPVYIIGHMANSIEDVIPFLDEGANVLESDVHFFPNGSVKELYHGCPGDCFRICDKHVRLPEYLTYLRDITDPSAKNSYYNKLIMQFFDLKLDSSKDIRTSGREIARHILDYLWTDGKREREVRALIYINEVDKKDAIAGFLQEFKDRNQESRLTDIGFDGGLQHISDIQEIFQELNVSNIWLGDGTTNCFSALHPVQRLKAEIKVRNSGGFIKKVYEWTIDSKFKLRSSLDLGVDGFITNVPRNLVEVLNESKYKKSFRPATVSDQPFARFQG, encoded by the exons ATGCTTGGAAGATTTCCATCAATATGTATTCTATTTTGTTTGGTTTCAATCTCCATTTTCAAGTTTAGTGCAAGTGCAGACGAACAAAGACCCGTATACATTATAGGGCACATGGCAAATAGCATAGAAGACGTGATACCATTTTTGGATGAAGGAGCCAACGTCTTAGAGTCCGAcgttcatttttttcctaatggtTCAGTAAAGGAGCTTTATCACGGTTGTCCGGGAGATTGCTTTAGAATATGTGATAAACATGTGCGATTGCCGGAATACTTGACATACTTACGGGACATAACAGATCCCTCAGCAAAAAATTCTTACTACAATAAACTGATCATgcaattttttgatttgaaattggATTCCTCCAAAGATATTCGGACTTCAGGGCGTGAAATTGCACGACATATATTAGATTACTTATGGACTGATGGCAAAAGAGAACGAGAG gTAAGGGCACTAATTTACATAAACGAGGTGGATAAAAAAGATGCGATTGCTGGATTTCTGCAAGAATTTAAAGACAGGAATCAGGAATCTCGTCTAACGGATATTGGATTCGACGGCGGTCTTCAACACATTTCTGAcattcaagaaatatttcaagaGCTAAATGTGTCGAACATTTGGCTTGGCGACGGTACCACAAACTGTTTCAGTGCTCTTCATCCAGTTCAGCGCCTGAAAGCTGAAATCAAAGTCAGAAACTCGGGTGGATTCATAAAGAAAGTTTATGAATGGACAAttgattcgaaatttaaattgaggAGTTCTTTGGATTTAGGGGTTGATGGTTTTATAACGAATGTTCCACGAAATCTGGTTGAGGTGCTGAACGAGTCAAAATACAAGAAAAGTTTTCGCCCTGCAACGGTATCTGACCAACCCTTTGCGAGATTTCAAGGATAG